From a region of the Candidatus Eisenbacteria bacterium genome:
- a CDS encoding cupredoxin domain-containing protein, which yields MRVRWIVVAALVLIVAVVAGCSGQSGGATREIQVSVTDKGFEPSRIEVKKGDTVTLVVTRKTDQTCATGIVVADRGITKDLPLNEPVRVAIGNVESGEIGFACPMDMIKGTVAAN from the coding sequence ATGAGAGTTCGCTGGATCGTGGTGGCGGCGCTCGTGCTGATCGTCGCGGTGGTCGCGGGATGCTCGGGTCAGTCGGGCGGCGCGACCCGGGAAATTCAGGTGAGCGTCACGGACAAGGGTTTCGAGCCGAGCCGCATCGAGGTGAAGAAGGGCGACACGGTGACGCTCGTGGTGACGCGGAAGACCGATCAGACCTGCGCGACGGGGATCGTCGTGGCGGACCGGGGCATCACGAAGGACCTCCCGTTGAACGAGCCCGTCCGCGTCGCGATCGGGAACGTCGAGAGCGGCGAGATCGGGTTCGCGTGCCCCATGGACATGATCAAGGGGACCGTGGCCGCGAACTGA